A stretch of DNA from Hirundo rustica isolate bHirRus1 chromosome 1, bHirRus1.pri.v3, whole genome shotgun sequence:
ATAAACAGATCACTGCTTAGGAATAGAGTTCAATATGTAAACAGAGGGAAATCTGCCAAGATCTGCCCTTCTGACAGCAGGAGGGCAAAGATGGGTTTGACTGCTTCTCCATCCCATTCCTGGGATAAAGACCTGGGCATTTATTTCTCTACTGATGTCtaaagagaattattttgtAACTGGTTTGTATCTGAAACCAGAATTTTGCACTGCACTCTATAGTCTTGGTCAAGCACAGCATGACCCCCTTCATTATCTTGAAAATGCTGACACTGAATTGTCCAACTGCAAGAATAGATCAAGCACTGACACTTGTTCACCTCCTTTAAAAGGCAACAAATTTCCCAGCATAGCTGTGCTTTGAGCAAGGGGATCAGAATTGAGGATGTGGTTGTGCATGTCAGAAGGGATTCACCTCACCTTGTAGATAAAGGCAATGGCCTGGCTTGTCCTGTGGTACTTTTGGGGTGACAGCTGCATGTGTGTTTTGATGACATCAGCAGGCTGAGTTGCCAAAGAGGCCAAGATTCCTGCAAAGATCCCACAGCCAAAATTCAGCAAGGGCATGAGCACTGGATCCAGCTGGTCTGCAACAGAGCAAAGGGAATGCACTCAGACACCATTCAGGCCAGGAACACTGATGATACGTGACAAAGTGAAAGCTATTGAATCAACATCACAGCCTAAGAGAAGTTAAAATCCATGCAGAGAAACCTTTCAAGGGGCAAAGTGGCTACTAGTCAAAAGTTAGTACTATTGAAAAGCCTCACTTGCTGGGGAACTGAATCtgacagaaaatcagaaaagaaaaaattgtacAAATGTTGCCCCACTGAGTTCCAATATCAGAGAAGCTCCAGTTTAGTGGAAACTGAAGTATGCAAGacaagcagaagcagcaagcaGTGCTTAAGACATTCTGTCTTTCAAGTGTTCACTAACCCACTTATGCATCAGTCTTCATGACAACAATCAATCAATTTAGGCCCAGtctccatttctgcactggccTCAACTATAGGTCTACAACTCTCCACAGGCAAATGTGAGTGTGTGACCCAACACCCCACAGGAGACTAATTTAACTTCTGAGGTGGAGGGCAACAAGCAGATCATGCAGGCTGTCAGCTGCAGGGCAAGATCCGAGAAGAGGAATATTTTCCACCCCAGCCTCCAACACTTAGCCTCACCCTGAGGTATGAGGTTTTTGGTCTGTGTGTAGAACATCAGGTAGATGCCAGAGAAGGGCGCATCCCGCAGCAGTGTCGCCGTGAGCCCACTGAACATGCCACGAACCCCTTCGGTCTGATAGATACTCTTCAGGGCTCCATATACACTCCCATAGCCAAATCTTCCACTCTGCAAGGGCAGACAAAGGTCAGTCATCCTCGTGCCAGACACAGGTTGAGGAGCCCTACACACAACCTGAGGATATAATATCCAAACAAATAGTAGTGTGGTGCCCAAGATGGCAACACAGAGGACAACCCAAGGCAAAAGCTGGGTTTCACCTACCTCTGCCTTTAAAAGAATCCTTCAGGAAGCTAACATATGAATGATGCCACACAAACATTGCACACAACTGAGACTTATAAATCTTAGGGTGAATTCTATTTCATCTTCTTGCCTAAGTATCATTTCCTGCACAATGTGTGAACTGAGATGAAATCAGGACTACACTCCTTGCTGTACCCAAGTGGCAGCAACCATCTCCAGGCAGAAGGATTTATTGTGCATCGCAAGGAAGGTGTGTGACACCATTAACAGGGGACTAATTGGGAAGTCATACCTCATATCGGGTCTTCACTACAGTCACTGGCAACATGCAAATCCCAGAAACTGCACGAGCAGTGGCACCCAGAAAGACAGACTCCAGGGCTGTGGGTGAACGGTCCACAAGAAACTTTTGCTTCATCATGTACAAAGTGCTGAAGTAAATCCCAACCCCAGGAATACATCTTGCAAAGGACTTCAGGAGAAACAGAAGcagatgaagaaagaaaaagcttacATAAGACAAAATATACTACAGAATATTCCTGAGACTGTTCAACTTGACAGGAACCTTTGTAGAAGACAAAAACATCACTAAAGCTAACATGCCAGGAAAGACAATAAGGTAGAAATCTTTTATGGCACTGACAGACAAATGAGGATTTAATGCATTCCTAATGGCAGTTTCCTAGGAACAAGATATTCCAAACCAAAAATGAAGTTCCTGCAGCTGCCATACCACATTTACAAAGATATTCAAGTGTTCAGCTGCTCAGGACTGTCATAACCAAATCAGTGAAATTCACAACATTAGCTCCTTAAAACAGGATGTAATCTAAATCATGTGGTTTCACTCATAACTGTACAAGAGTTGGAGATGTAAATTCAGGCAGACATAATTAGCAATAAACAGTAAGTTTTTTATCTACTTATTTTTATAAGTCGGAGTTAAACCAGCCACTTACTGGAGAGACACCTTTCCAGAGCCCCAGAATACTCTCAGTACGAACGACCCTAAAGAGCAGCGTTACCATCCCAGCACGACCAGacctgaaagaaagaaaagacaggaaCTGAACCTGCTTCTGTTCCTTGGCAGATGTACTCCACAGCCACCCCTTTCACTCATATTTCATTGTATCATTCATTATATCACTCATCTATCATTAGCTCAGCACCTCCAAGGTGCTCTTCCTCATCTCAGTCTGCTTTTCTTGGTCGCTCTTTCTAGGGCTTTTTCCATCACCTTCTGTATCTCACAACTTGTAATACCTGTTACCTGCTCATTCCCTTTATTAGCAGCAGCAGATTGCAGGTTGACTACACCAAGCTGCACGTATGAAAAATTATCTGACAACCATACAGTaattttttcaggcagaggtcTGAAAACCTCTGAAACTGCATGGTAGCCAATCCAGCAAACACCAGTCTCTCAGATGAGAACAAATGTTGAAGTTACAAGTTATTCCAGTAGCATTAACAACCACAGACATTTTTGCTCTTCTGGAGCAAAGTAACAATCCTTCTCCGCAATATAAAAACGTACCTCCTCTTTTAGAGAGACTGATTTCCCAAACTACAACTCTGAACTCCAAGCCGCAGCCAGCAAATAAGGCAGAAGCCTATGGCAGGGCACCTCCAGGCCCACCCCCACAGACACATCCCCCTCCTCTCACCCATTCACAGCAGGCTGCAGAGTTTGCAGGCGGGTTTTCAGCAGGTCAAGGGGTTGGAAGAGGAGTGTGGAACAAGTGCCACTGATGGAGCCGCACACAAAGGCCTTTACTACTGGATGCATCTGGAAGAGGAAGAATAGAATTTTAAATGGCCATTTATTTAAGAACGgtacaaaaggaaatatttcagctgaTACGTTGCATGTTATAGGAAGGAAGGTGAGCTGACCCCAGATGCTAAGGAcagctgctcagggcacagGAAGCTTTTCCACACCTTTTTTAAGGCTGACCAAgttttatttgcagtttttggtccctctgctttttctggGAGATTGTTCCAGAAACCCCTCGAAATTCGGCGGTTGGAAAGAGTTTTCTGAACATCAGATGTACCAGCAGCCATTTGGTTACCCTTTGCCACGGCAAAGGAAATAGGTGTCCCCTTCCCACCACCTACCTACCTGTACCTTTGGTAGCACCTCCAACCCTTCCGTCCCACCCTGCACACCAAGGTCCCCCCACACGGCGTGGAACTCTGCCCGGACCCAAAGCTGGCCCAAACGCACCCAGGGCACCGCACGGCCTGCTCAGCTTCGCTATCCACAGCGGCCGCCGCTGGCCGGCACTTCTCGGGAAATAACACCCACGGCAGGGTGAAGATGTTTTGGTGTTTCGAGAGGACTTTTTATTACCATAAACATATAACGGTGTCTGCTAATGGAGAACGGAGTTTCTGCGCCCATCGGCGCAGCAGAACCACGACAGATTAGAAAGCAAGGACAGATTAGAAGCAGCGTGGGGCGCACTCCAAGCCAGCGGTAGTTCCCCCGAGGTCCGCCCGGACCCACCGTCACGGGGCCGGACCCGTCCCCCCACTGCCCCGGGGCCGCGGAACACGACTCAGCAGCGTAAGGGGCGCAGCGAGCGCAGCGAGCCCCCCTCACCTCCCACCCGGACGCTGCCCCCGGGCTTTCCTCGGCAGAGCGAGCGAGGAGGGCCCAACGCAGAGACCCGATCCGACCCGGCCCGGCCGTACCTCCGCCTCCCGGCCCGGCATCCCAGCGCCGCCCGCAGCCCCAGAGCGCGGGGGGCGGTGGCGAGGCCCAGCCCCGAGCCAGCCCCGCTCCGGAGCACGGCCCCGCCCGGCGCATGCGGCCCCGTAACCGTGCGCCCGCTGCGGCCTGCCTCTGCCGCGGTGCGGGCCGCGGTGCCGGGGGCGAGCGGAGGGTGCCCGTCCGCAGCCGGCGCCCCTCCAGCCGCCTCCGCCCCCGAATCGCGTGTTTGTCACGGCTTTTGGACGTTCTGCATAGAATCGTAGAACGTTAAGGGGTTGAAGTGGATCTTTGAAGTTCATCTGGGCTCAGCCCGTCTGCCACGggagggacacctcccgctagATCACATTGCTCAAGGCTCTCTCCAGTGTGGCTTTGAACACTGCCAGCGATGGGGCATCgccagcttctctggacaacctgttccagtgtctcatcactctcacagaaaaaaaagctcttcCTAATGTCTGACTtaaatttcctctctttcaatTTATGCCCACTACTCCCTGTCCTAACACTGCAGTTCCTGAGGAAGAGTCCCTCTCTGGCTTCCTTGTAGGCCCCCTCCAGATACTGGAAGGTTGCTATGAGATCTCCACACAACCTTTtcttctgcaggctgagcagccccaatGCTCTCAGTTTGTCTTCATAGAGCTGGTGCTCCAATCCTCTGATGAACTTTGTGGCTTTATCTGGACTTTCTGTAGCAGTTCCatggcctgaagttgtgggCACCAGAACTGTACTCAGTTCCAGCAACTGTACTCTATATTCCAGCGCTGTGTGCTGTATCCAGCAACCGGGTCCCAGTGCACTCTGTCAGACATGGGCAGTGGGAAGGGACTGTTCATAACTGATAGCTTTTATGTCTCCCTCAGTTCACACCTCCCACTTCCCCACCAAACCAGCTTCCTATGGATACCGTGTTGTTCAGAAACCTGAGATGCGCACTGATGTGTCCTTACCGCTGTCGCTAGTGTTTCTGCTTGCTCATCCACATCCTGGGCCCAGAGCAG
This window harbors:
- the SLC25A38 gene encoding mitochondrial glycine transporter; the protein is MHPVVKAFVCGSISGTCSTLLFQPLDLLKTRLQTLQPAVNGSGRAGMVTLLFRVVRTESILGLWKGVSPSFARCIPGVGIYFSTLYMMKQKFLVDRSPTALESVFLGATARAVSGICMLPVTVVKTRYESGRFGYGSVYGALKSIYQTEGVRGMFSGLTATLLRDAPFSGIYLMFYTQTKNLIPQDQLDPVLMPLLNFGCGIFAGILASLATQPADVIKTHMQLSPQKYHRTSQAIAFIYKDFGLVGFFRGSVPRVLRRTLMAAMAWTVYEQMMEKMGLKS